Proteins from a genomic interval of Paenibacillus lentus:
- a CDS encoding acyl-CoA dehydrogenase family protein, with translation MNAHTCTSAASIIEEAGQFAAEEVRPQAGLIDASGELPRSLIQRMGALGYLGASWPVEYGGLGLDPVAYGLFTEQIGKACSNTRAMLTVQTSLLGETILRFGTEEQKSYWLPQMAKAEKLGAFALSEPHVGSDAKSVQTTYRHEGDRFILNGKKKWITLAGIADFFVVVAVDLSGQITAFFVESDRRGIDVKPLQGLLGNRAAHLAEIEFNEVEVPKENVLGNVGGGFTYIVSTALDHGRYSIAWAGAAIAAEALESMVSYSRSRSQFGEKLHQFQLIKGMIGDAVTKVHAARSLCLNAGELRRTGDAEAIHETTIAKYFTSKAALEVTNDNVQVHGGNGCHSDYPAERLLRDARVLEIIEGTSQIQQQVIAQYGLRKYGVKKRYTVKQ, from the coding sequence GTGAATGCTCATACATGCACTTCTGCTGCTTCAATTATTGAAGAAGCCGGGCAGTTCGCTGCCGAGGAGGTTCGGCCACAGGCGGGGTTGATCGATGCTAGCGGAGAGCTTCCCCGTAGTCTGATTCAACGTATGGGGGCATTAGGTTATTTGGGCGCCAGCTGGCCAGTGGAATATGGCGGCTTGGGGCTTGATCCGGTGGCCTATGGTCTGTTCACTGAGCAAATAGGCAAGGCTTGCAGCAACACCAGAGCTATGTTGACCGTGCAGACTTCACTGCTCGGCGAGACGATTCTGCGATTTGGAACCGAGGAACAAAAGAGTTATTGGCTTCCGCAGATGGCAAAGGCCGAGAAGCTAGGGGCGTTTGCCTTATCCGAACCCCACGTTGGCTCAGATGCTAAAAGTGTACAAACCACTTATCGGCATGAGGGCGACCGATTTATTTTAAATGGCAAGAAGAAATGGATTACGCTTGCGGGTATAGCTGATTTTTTTGTAGTTGTTGCCGTGGATTTGTCTGGACAAATAACCGCCTTTTTTGTCGAGAGCGACCGCAGAGGAATAGATGTCAAGCCGTTACAGGGTCTGCTCGGTAATAGAGCGGCGCATCTCGCTGAGATTGAATTTAATGAGGTAGAGGTGCCAAAGGAGAATGTGCTGGGTAATGTAGGGGGCGGTTTTACTTATATCGTCTCCACCGCACTGGATCACGGCCGATATAGTATTGCCTGGGCCGGAGCGGCTATCGCGGCTGAAGCTCTTGAGTCGATGGTGTCCTACTCCAGATCCCGTTCGCAGTTTGGTGAGAAGCTACATCAATTTCAACTGATTAAAGGAATGATCGGTGATGCTGTAACCAAGGTACATGCCGCTCGTTCTCTATGCCTGAATGCAGGAGAATTGCGTCGTACTGGTGATGCGGAGGCCATTCATGAAACGACGATTGCCAAGTATTTCACATCGAAGGCCGCATTAGAGGTCACGAATGATAATGTACAAGTCCATGGCGGTAATGGCTGTCACAGTGACTATCCAGCCGAGCGGTTGTTGCGAGATGCTAGGGTGCTGGAAATTATCGAAGGTACGAGTCAGATTCAGCAGCAGGTCATTGCTCAATATGGATTGCGAAAATATGGAGTAAAGAAACGATACACGGTGAAGCAGTAG
- a CDS encoding acyl carrier protein yields MDIKEKIRNFIESNLIVFEDEAVFTDDDNIFQMGFVNSLFAMKLLGYIEQEFGITVANEDLDIANFSTLNSIVRLIGKHKQEV; encoded by the coding sequence ATGGATATAAAGGAAAAAATCAGGAACTTTATTGAGAGCAATCTGATTGTTTTTGAGGATGAAGCTGTGTTCACGGACGATGATAACATATTCCAAATGGGGTTTGTGAATTCCTTGTTTGCGATGAAGTTGCTCGGTTATATTGAGCAGGAGTTTGGCATTACAGTTGCTAATGAGGATTTGGATATTGCGAATTTTAGCACGTTAAACAGCATAGTAAGGCTTATCGGCAAGCATAAACAGGAGGTGTAA
- a CDS encoding HAD-IIIC family phosphatase — protein sequence MNKEPKKPKEIKCIVWDLDHTMWNGILLESNEVELRPNMRDILATLDSRGILHSIASRNDRDHVMNKLRELGIEEFFLYPEINWNAKSSSIESICSNLNIGKDTLLFIDDQPFELDEVRSVHPEVECIHADDYLTLLAHPRLNPRFITEDSKRRRAMYLEDIQRKQEEAEFQGPQEEFLRSLGMRFLISEAMEEDLKRAEELTLRTNQLNTTGYTYSYEELDRIRQSPDYLLLVCELTDKYGSYGKIGLALIELKEDYWHLKLLLMSCRVMSRGVGTVMLTYIMEQAKKDGKVLRADFKQTDRNRMMYITYRFANFTEISNDGQGNIVFENNLKQVQPFPPYIEVKVTVSGRKG from the coding sequence GTGAATAAGGAGCCGAAGAAGCCGAAGGAGATCAAGTGCATCGTATGGGATCTGGATCATACGATGTGGAATGGAATTTTGCTGGAATCCAATGAGGTAGAGCTGAGGCCGAATATGAGGGATATTCTCGCCACCCTTGATTCCCGGGGCATACTGCATTCCATTGCCAGCAGAAATGATCGAGATCATGTGATGAACAAATTGCGGGAACTGGGCATTGAAGAATTCTTTCTATATCCCGAAATCAATTGGAACGCCAAGTCCAGCTCGATTGAAAGTATTTGCAGCAACCTGAACATTGGCAAGGATACACTTCTGTTTATCGATGATCAGCCTTTTGAGCTTGATGAGGTAAGGAGCGTACACCCCGAGGTGGAATGTATTCATGCAGACGACTATTTGACACTTCTCGCTCATCCCCGTTTAAATCCCCGATTCATCACTGAAGATTCCAAGCGGCGGCGGGCGATGTACCTGGAGGATATTCAAAGGAAGCAGGAGGAAGCAGAATTTCAGGGGCCGCAAGAGGAGTTTTTACGCTCGCTGGGGATGCGGTTTTTGATCAGCGAGGCGATGGAGGAGGATTTAAAACGGGCCGAGGAGCTAACGCTTCGTACCAACCAACTCAATACAACGGGTTATACATACAGCTATGAAGAGCTGGATCGAATCAGGCAATCACCGGATTATTTGTTGCTAGTCTGTGAGTTGACGGATAAATACGGTTCCTATGGGAAAATTGGCCTTGCACTCATTGAGCTGAAGGAGGACTACTGGCATCTTAAGCTGCTGCTGATGTCTTGCCGTGTCATGTCACGGGGAGTCGGCACCGTTATGCTGACTTATATTATGGAGCAGGCAAAAAAAGACGGAAAGGTACTGCGTGCCGATTTCAAGCAAACAGATCGGAACAGGATGATGTATATCACCTACCGTTTCGCTAATTTCACGGAAATATCCAATGATGGTCAGGGCAATATCGTATTTGAAAATAATTTAAAACAAGTTCAGCCGTTTCCGCCTTACATTGAAGTTAAGGTCACGGTTTCAGGAAGAAAGGGGTAA
- a CDS encoding 3-hydroxyacyl-CoA dehydrogenase family protein, whose protein sequence is MMIQTVGVVGAGVMGSDVALDLACNGYKVILKDIDEAAVRRAKEKIQSEFRLLKMVKPKTKPLSLEEVIERITFTTSYDKFGETQFVIENITEDWDMKKKVYLELAGVCGADVYYAANTSCVSITKIGALMPRPERVIGMHFMNPVPMKKLVEVIRGEHTSEETIRVGKEFLQSFDKVPVVVNDFPGFVTNRVLMQMINECVWLIQDQVAEPQDVDKIFRLGFEHKMGPLATCDLIGLDTILYSLNVLYDSYKDPKFRPCPLLVKMVDAGYLGKKAGKGFFEYRL, encoded by the coding sequence ATGATGATTCAAACTGTTGGCGTTGTTGGAGCTGGAGTAATGGGGAGCGATGTTGCCTTAGATTTGGCTTGCAACGGATATAAAGTAATCCTTAAGGATATTGATGAAGCAGCCGTGCGGCGGGCAAAGGAGAAGATCCAGTCTGAATTCCGCCTATTAAAGATGGTGAAACCGAAGACCAAACCGCTTTCACTGGAGGAAGTAATCGAGCGCATAACTTTTACGACAAGCTATGACAAGTTCGGAGAAACACAGTTCGTTATCGAGAATATTACTGAAGATTGGGACATGAAGAAAAAAGTATATCTTGAACTGGCAGGGGTATGTGGGGCGGATGTCTATTATGCAGCCAATACTAGCTGTGTCTCAATAACTAAAATTGGCGCGCTTATGCCGAGACCTGAGAGAGTGATTGGCATGCATTTTATGAACCCGGTTCCGATGAAGAAGCTCGTTGAAGTGATTCGCGGAGAACATACTTCCGAAGAGACGATCCGTGTAGGCAAGGAATTCCTGCAGTCCTTCGATAAGGTGCCGGTTGTGGTCAATGATTTTCCGGGCTTCGTTACGAACCGCGTGCTAATGCAGATGATCAATGAATGTGTCTGGCTGATTCAGGATCAGGTAGCTGAACCGCAGGATGTGGATAAAATTTTCCGTCTGGGGTTTGAACATAAAATGGGTCCATTGGCTACATGTGACCTCATTGGTTTGGATACGATTCTTTATTCACTGAATGTGCTATATGACAGTTATAAAGATCCCAAGTTCCGGCCGTGTCCGCTGCTTGTAAAAATGGTGGATGCCGGATATTTAGGGAAGAAAGCTGGAAAAGGCTTTTTTGAATATCGTTTGTAA
- a CDS encoding thioesterase II family protein: protein MKYKLFCLPYAGGSATVYHRWKRYLHEDIEIHPLELAARGRRMLEPHYLSMHEMLEDLYRHLETSIDDTPFILFGHSMGALIAYELAHMTKQRLKRDPAHLFVSGTYPPHAKKTNVLHLLSDERLQQEIRRLGGTEEELFQREELIQLFLPMLRRDLELVETHNFASKPELIHCDISVLNGVDDPATKDYVLSEWARYSSKSCRVYSFQGGHFFINEQTEQVVSLIHKVISNPVLCSPKRSRG, encoded by the coding sequence GTGAAATATAAGCTTTTTTGCTTGCCTTATGCTGGGGGTTCGGCAACGGTCTATCATCGTTGGAAGCGTTATTTGCATGAGGATATTGAAATACATCCATTGGAACTTGCAGCTCGTGGTAGAAGGATGCTGGAGCCTCACTACTTAAGCATGCATGAAATGCTTGAGGATCTCTACCGTCATCTGGAAACTAGCATAGATGATACGCCTTTCATCTTGTTTGGTCACAGTATGGGAGCGTTAATCGCTTATGAACTGGCTCATATGACTAAGCAGCGTTTAAAACGGGATCCAGCCCATCTTTTCGTCTCAGGAACCTATCCGCCTCATGCCAAAAAAACAAATGTTCTTCACTTACTCTCAGATGAGCGTTTACAGCAGGAAATTAGGCGGTTAGGCGGTACAGAGGAGGAACTCTTTCAAAGAGAGGAACTTATTCAACTGTTCTTGCCAATGCTGCGCAGAGACCTAGAGCTGGTAGAAACACATAATTTTGCGAGCAAGCCGGAGTTAATTCATTGTGATATTTCTGTATTAAATGGAGTTGATGATCCGGCTACAAAAGACTACGTATTATCGGAATGGGCGCGCTATAGCAGCAAATCCTGCCGGGTTTATTCGTTTCAAGGCGGCCATTTTTTCATCAACGAGCAGACTGAACAGGTGGTTTCCCTAATTCATAAAGTCATTTCTAATCCAGTACTATGTTCACCGAAAAGGAGTCGTGGATGA
- a CDS encoding serine hydrolase domain-containing protein gives MRKFATYLLVSSLLIWLTAYGQEQEASAQQQVSTNHQQEVDESAIDLFIETQLEKSHSPGAAVVIVRGNEVVYAKGFGWADLEQGIPVTNTTLFELGSTTKAFTGLAILQLEQQGVLSLDAPVTRYLPWLELNYEGVPVNVTIAQFLHHTSGVPFASLASIPIDASEEALERTVRGIAGSELASRPGESYEYATINYDVLGLVIQQLSGMTYEQYMLKMLQELGLNHTLPVSELNNDGRVAKGYKILMSSPHQFPAPIYRGNTPAGYLLSNVDDIGRWLMLQLGNVDVLPAYQSILDRSHDPGTLPQQDQDGNYYAAGWFVSSQGNEWSHQGSNPNYSSYIILRPDQKLGVGVLANINSAYTFHIGKGLVSMFTEEPMPDEEADFYPQLDRIAMGAVFVIGSLILGLLLGMIRLFLQLRREQRGYVPLSSRSWLKLGLVFVLFILYYWGISKLITLLFSGLPLEVVAVWAPSTVIWAIYGIYFIGLMLLVYFAVACLFPYKEHISTKSYDRVIEPDAAKEVK, from the coding sequence TTGAGAAAGTTTGCTACCTATCTTCTTGTATCATCGCTGCTCATATGGCTTACAGCTTATGGGCAGGAGCAGGAAGCCTCGGCGCAGCAACAGGTCTCAACCAACCATCAGCAAGAGGTTGATGAGTCGGCGATCGATTTGTTTATCGAAACTCAGCTAGAGAAGTCTCATAGCCCAGGCGCAGCGGTTGTAATTGTTCGTGGAAATGAGGTGGTCTATGCTAAAGGCTTTGGCTGGGCTGATTTAGAACAGGGTATTCCGGTAACTAACACAACTTTATTTGAATTAGGATCGACGACCAAGGCATTTACGGGTTTAGCGATACTTCAGTTGGAGCAGCAAGGTGTTCTAAGTCTGGATGCTCCGGTAACTCGTTATTTGCCTTGGCTGGAATTGAATTATGAAGGGGTACCCGTAAATGTAACGATTGCTCAATTTTTGCATCATACCAGTGGGGTGCCCTTTGCTTCTCTGGCTTCTATTCCCATTGATGCAAGCGAGGAGGCACTGGAGCGAACGGTGCGGGGGATCGCGGGAAGCGAGCTTGCTTCTCGCCCTGGAGAAAGTTATGAATACGCTACGATTAATTATGATGTTCTCGGATTAGTCATTCAGCAGCTCTCGGGAATGACATATGAGCAGTACATGCTGAAAATGCTTCAGGAACTGGGATTAAATCACACATTACCTGTATCGGAACTGAACAATGACGGGAGAGTAGCCAAGGGCTATAAAATTTTAATGAGCTCTCCGCACCAGTTCCCTGCCCCCATATACAGGGGGAATACTCCGGCAGGCTATTTGTTATCCAATGTCGATGATATTGGGCGCTGGCTAATGCTCCAGCTAGGAAATGTAGATGTGCTCCCGGCTTATCAATCTATTCTGGATCGCTCTCATGACCCTGGTACACTGCCTCAACAGGATCAGGATGGAAATTATTATGCTGCTGGCTGGTTCGTGTCGTCTCAAGGGAATGAATGGTCACATCAAGGCTCTAACCCAAATTACTCATCCTATATTATTCTGCGTCCAGATCAAAAGTTAGGGGTAGGCGTGCTCGCCAATATTAATTCGGCTTATACCTTTCATATAGGAAAAGGGCTTGTCAGCATGTTTACAGAGGAGCCGATGCCGGATGAAGAAGCTGATTTTTATCCACAGCTTGATCGGATCGCCATGGGAGCCGTCTTTGTTATAGGGAGTCTTATTCTTGGTCTGCTGCTGGGAATGATCCGGCTATTCCTACAGCTAAGACGCGAGCAAAGGGGTTATGTCCCTTTAAGCAGCAGAAGCTGGTTAAAGCTTGGTCTCGTGTTCGTGCTTTTCATTCTGTATTACTGGGGCATAAGCAAGCTCATCACATTATTATTTTCAGGCTTGCCTCTGGAGGTGGTCGCTGTCTGGGCACCATCTACCGTGATTTGGGCTATATATGGAATTTATTTCATAGGATTGATGTTATTGGTTTATTTTGCGGTGGCTTGTTTGTTTCCCTACAAAGAGCATATCTCTACTAAATCATATGACAGAGTGATAGAACCGGATGCGGCTAAGGAGGTGAAATAA
- a CDS encoding non-ribosomal peptide synthetase, which translates to MEVFSLDINLIYPLTHPQRRIWYVENISPGTSIHNIGGLIRIYGAVDFDLLEEAINHFIRLNDAIRIRIVEQDSGVQQTVSAYQRRQLPFIDFTTITSDVDVDAWAASEFAQPLPLDGEALYEFTLVKISETESAYLTKVHHIISDGWSFQLMTSHINDLYTQLMRGQMIQEEAKPTYIDYIEQEQKYLTSSRFKKSKHYWTNKFKSVDKITLFPTSNNTRGQRKAFILNQPISDRIRDFTNTHQVSLNTFFIAVMLLYLHKITQQNLIIIGTPVLNRTGVKEKKTFGMFTSSMPFLVQIEQETSLSKFILNCNLELIQSYFHQKYPYNLLVQDLQLQKRGIDQLFQVSVNYYNTSYDKSFGPGWKMKQTEVHNGNQLYPLQLIITEWEENGGLELYFDYKTDDYSASQIEEMFSRLELITEQILNTPHQSIRNLELLLPGERDKLLYECNLTERLYPADQTILDLFEKQSAQSADRVALTYRGQSLTYKELNTRANQLARTLLQYGIHRQTPIAIMGRHSIEIMVAIWAVIKAGAVYIPIDPEYPRERIEYILHDSQAPLLLTFGNDWRTLSYEGTVIRLEDDNLYTQDGSNLGLAGSPNDLVYMIYTSGSTGKPKGAMIENRGLVNYIWWANQQYTRTDNEIFALYSSIAFDLTVTSIFTPLIGGHQIEIYDDDGKEFIIHRILKEKKATIVKLTPAHLSLLKDMELDQLAVHTFIVGGEDLKCALARDIHIKSSSSIAIYNEYGPTETVVGCMIYQYDPERDQGVSVPIGQPIDNVQIYLLNDQLEPVPNGTVGEIYISGDGVARGYLRRPELTQECFVSNPFLKGMRMYRTGDLAVRLDSKDLVYLGRMDHQVKIKGYRIETGEIEHHLLAIDSIKEAVVMDRIAEEQHYLAAYFVAAEQIDVLELRMKLLEVLPSYMIPAYFVQLAELPLSPNGKVDRRFLPDPASMKQVTGQGPRQGRTANPDDIVRWLRDIYKEVLQVKDVQSADNFYRMGGDSIKAIQIVAKVNSAGYKLKVQDILSYPDIHELAAVLEMTIAAPIEQKPCTGEVKALPVTSWFLESQWGNPHFYTQSVFLHLKQKVNIPILLEALYLLLQHHDALRLQHEMKTGKLVYREVRREHLEFDYCDLTSLHTEEHAEVIRSRSELLKASIQLGQGLLFKTMLFERGEDGQSLLLTAHHLIVDGVSWRILLEDLDRLLQSITSGTSCALPAKTHSIQAWAESIEVYSRKQATEYLPYWERVVEEAEDSLRLDFPSTDDRYAVCNTLVRELPESVTGRLLGEANAAFHTQTSELIMASLAMAMREYSGKEKISIELEGHGREELFADVDISRTVGWFTSLFPVNLYLPVRDPSSIIKAVKEQLREIPNKGIDYGILVYNSKRLLHIDKRLLRFNYLGEIDNLLQGSSFLIGEEDIGNETCSSNKLACLVDVVAMVINRKLLVRLTYSEAMFDRESMENLLESFMQKIMEVIQLCLNTEPEFTPSDFATLKLKQDELDILFN; encoded by the coding sequence TTGGAGGTTTTTTCTCTGGACATTAATTTGATATACCCCTTAACCCATCCGCAAAGACGCATTTGGTATGTGGAAAATATCTCCCCAGGTACAAGTATTCATAACATCGGCGGATTAATCAGAATTTATGGAGCTGTTGATTTTGATTTGCTTGAGGAAGCAATCAACCATTTTATACGGCTCAATGATGCGATACGTATTAGAATTGTTGAACAGGATTCAGGTGTTCAGCAGACGGTAAGTGCCTATCAAAGGAGACAACTTCCGTTTATAGATTTTACAACGATTACCTCTGATGTTGATGTTGACGCATGGGCGGCATCAGAATTTGCTCAGCCGCTTCCGCTGGATGGCGAGGCATTGTATGAATTTACCCTAGTCAAGATCAGCGAGACAGAGAGTGCCTATTTAACCAAGGTACATCATATCATCTCTGATGGCTGGTCCTTTCAACTCATGACCTCGCATATTAATGATCTATATACCCAGTTGATGCGGGGGCAAATGATTCAGGAGGAAGCCAAGCCTACATATATTGATTATATTGAGCAGGAGCAGAAATATTTAACCTCATCACGCTTTAAGAAGAGCAAGCATTACTGGACAAACAAGTTCAAGTCTGTTGATAAAATCACTTTATTTCCCACGTCAAATAATACTAGAGGCCAGCGAAAGGCATTTATCTTAAATCAACCTATTTCAGATAGAATCCGCGATTTTACAAATACCCACCAGGTGTCGTTGAATACTTTTTTTATAGCTGTAATGCTGCTTTACCTTCATAAAATCACTCAACAAAACCTCATTATAATTGGCACACCCGTTCTAAATCGTACCGGGGTTAAGGAGAAGAAAACCTTCGGTATGTTTACTAGCAGTATGCCATTTTTAGTTCAGATCGAGCAAGAAACATCGCTCTCCAAGTTTATACTGAACTGCAACCTCGAGCTCATTCAAAGTTACTTCCATCAGAAATATCCTTATAACTTGTTAGTCCAAGACCTCCAGCTTCAGAAACGCGGCATAGATCAATTATTTCAAGTAAGTGTGAACTATTATAATACCTCGTATGATAAAAGCTTTGGCCCCGGTTGGAAAATGAAGCAAACCGAGGTGCATAACGGAAACCAGCTATATCCTTTACAGCTTATTATTACGGAGTGGGAAGAAAACGGGGGGCTGGAGCTTTATTTTGACTATAAGACCGATGACTACTCCGCGTCGCAAATTGAAGAGATGTTCTCACGGCTTGAACTGATTACGGAACAAATATTGAACACACCGCATCAATCGATACGAAATCTGGAGCTGCTATTGCCAGGTGAGCGTGACAAGCTGCTCTACGAATGTAATTTGACAGAGCGCTTATATCCTGCTGACCAGACCATTCTAGATTTGTTTGAGAAGCAGTCTGCGCAATCAGCCGATCGTGTGGCATTAACTTATCGTGGACAATCCTTAACGTATAAAGAGCTGAATACACGGGCTAATCAGTTGGCGCGCACCCTATTGCAGTACGGTATCCACCGACAGACCCCGATAGCGATAATGGGACGGCATTCTATAGAAATTATGGTCGCAATTTGGGCTGTGATCAAAGCTGGTGCAGTGTATATTCCGATTGATCCTGAATATCCCCGGGAGCGGATAGAGTATATCTTGCATGACAGTCAGGCCCCGCTTCTGCTTACATTTGGGAATGATTGGAGGACCTTGTCTTACGAGGGAACGGTCATCCGGCTTGAGGATGATAATTTGTACACTCAGGATGGCAGTAATCTTGGACTTGCAGGGTCACCTAACGATCTGGTCTATATGATTTATACTTCTGGCTCCACAGGCAAACCCAAGGGGGCGATGATTGAGAATCGCGGCCTTGTGAACTATATTTGGTGGGCAAATCAGCAGTATACCAGAACAGATAATGAGATATTTGCGTTATATTCTTCCATAGCCTTTGATTTAACGGTTACCTCCATATTCACTCCGCTTATTGGGGGACATCAAATAGAAATTTATGATGACGATGGTAAAGAATTTATAATTCATCGTATTTTAAAAGAGAAGAAGGCAACGATAGTCAAGCTTACTCCCGCCCATTTGTCGCTCCTCAAGGACATGGAGCTCGATCAGCTGGCAGTTCATACATTTATCGTTGGCGGCGAGGATTTGAAATGTGCGCTAGCCAGGGATATTCATATCAAAAGCTCAAGCTCCATCGCTATTTATAATGAATACGGCCCAACAGAGACCGTCGTTGGGTGTATGATTTATCAATACGATCCGGAGCGTGATCAAGGAGTATCCGTTCCCATTGGCCAGCCTATAGATAATGTACAAATCTATTTGCTGAATGATCAATTGGAGCCGGTTCCTAACGGAACTGTCGGTGAAATTTATATTTCAGGTGACGGAGTGGCAAGGGGATATCTGCGCAGACCGGAATTGACCCAGGAGTGTTTTGTGAGCAATCCGTTCCTTAAGGGAATGAGGATGTATCGTACCGGTGATCTGGCAGTACGCCTTGATAGCAAAGATTTAGTATATCTTGGACGGATGGATCATCAGGTCAAAATCAAAGGCTATCGCATTGAAACAGGAGAAATCGAGCATCATTTACTGGCTATTGATTCAATTAAAGAAGCGGTGGTTATGGATCGAATCGCGGAGGAACAGCATTATTTGGCGGCTTACTTTGTGGCAGCAGAACAGATTGATGTGCTGGAACTGAGAATGAAGCTGCTCGAGGTTCTACCTTCCTATATGATTCCTGCCTATTTTGTACAGCTTGCAGAATTACCCTTGTCCCCTAATGGGAAGGTGGATCGGCGATTCTTGCCTGATCCTGCTTCCATGAAGCAAGTGACGGGGCAAGGACCACGGCAAGGGAGAACTGCTAATCCCGATGATATTGTTCGTTGGCTGAGAGATATCTATAAAGAGGTTCTTCAGGTGAAGGATGTACAATCCGCCGATAACTTCTATCGAATGGGCGGCGATTCTATTAAGGCGATTCAAATAGTCGCTAAGGTGAATTCAGCAGGCTACAAGCTGAAGGTTCAGGATATTTTGAGCTATCCTGATATTCATGAACTGGCTGCTGTGCTAGAAATGACCATAGCTGCGCCGATAGAGCAAAAACCTTGTACAGGGGAAGTTAAAGCCTTGCCGGTAACGTCCTGGTTTTTAGAAAGTCAGTGGGGCAATCCACATTTTTATACACAATCTGTATTTCTCCACCTGAAACAAAAAGTGAATATTCCTATCCTGCTCGAAGCGTTGTATTTATTACTCCAGCATCACGATGCTCTAAGGCTGCAGCATGAGATGAAGACAGGGAAGCTAGTGTACCGAGAGGTACGCCGGGAACATCTGGAGTTTGATTATTGTGACTTAACCTCACTGCATACTGAGGAGCACGCTGAAGTCATTCGAAGCCGTTCCGAGTTATTGAAAGCGAGTATCCAGCTTGGGCAGGGCCTCCTGTTTAAAACGATGTTATTCGAGAGGGGAGAAGATGGGCAATCCTTGCTGCTGACAGCACATCATCTGATTGTCGACGGTGTATCCTGGCGAATATTGCTGGAGGATCTTGATCGGTTGTTGCAATCCATAACCAGTGGTACAAGCTGTGCTTTGCCTGCTAAGACCCATTCTATTCAAGCTTGGGCAGAGTCCATTGAGGTATATAGTCGTAAACAGGCAACGGAGTACTTGCCTTATTGGGAGCGTGTGGTTGAAGAGGCAGAGGATAGCCTTCGTCTTGATTTTCCTTCAACGGATGATCGGTATGCAGTTTGCAATACGTTAGTTCGCGAGCTGCCTGAATCAGTAACTGGCAGGCTGCTTGGTGAGGCGAATGCGGCCTTCCATACCCAGACAAGTGAGCTGATAATGGCTTCCCTGGCAATGGCTATGCGTGAATACAGCGGCAAGGAGAAGATCTCCATTGAGCTTGAAGGGCATGGCCGGGAAGAATTGTTTGCGGATGTGGATATATCGAGAACTGTCGGATGGTTTACTTCGTTATTTCCCGTGAATCTTTACCTGCCTGTTCGAGACCCTTCAAGCATCATTAAAGCAGTAAAAGAACAGCTTCGAGAGATTCCTAACAAGGGAATAGACTATGGAATATTAGTGTACAATTCCAAACGGCTCTTGCACATAGACAAACGCTTGCTGCGTTTTAACTATTTGGGTGAGATTGATAATCTCCTTCAGGGCTCTTCATTTTTGATTGGTGAGGAGGATATTGGGAATGAGACCTGCTCAAGTAACAAGCTTGCTTGTCTCGTCGATGTCGTAGCGATGGTGATAAATAGGAAGCTTCTTGTTCGATTGACTTATAGTGAAGCGATGTTTGACAGGGAGAGCATGGAGAATCTGCTCGAATCCTTTATGCAAAAAATAATGGAAGTTATTCAGTTATGTCTGAATACAGAGCCCGAATTTACGCCTTCGGATTTCGCTACATTGAAGCTAAAGCAGGACGAGCTGGATATCCTCTTTAATTGA